The genomic interval AGACAGCTAAGAGCTAGACCCatcaacaaacagcagaaacaggctGCATCTAAACTGAGCCCTGGCCAAGTGGAAGCCACGTTTACACACATAGAAGTGGATATAACAGCCTGCCTGAGCAGGAAGCGAAAAAAGGATCTGATCTAACTAGGTGGTTTCCAACACCAGAAGAGATTAAAACAAATTCACTTTCCCTTTCAAGTATCACAGGAAGGTTTCTGTCTAAGTGTCTTGTTAATCTGATTCACTATCATCAAAATACTTCCCTTACCTACAATGTTTGTGACTCAAGCAGCTTGGTGCTGTCACCTGTATGAGTAAATTAGTTTATTAGCAGACATGTTGTGACAACCTACCCATCCGTCATTCTCAGCAGCcagtctttcttctcctctcccagGTAGTCAGCTATGGTCTCTGCCAGTCCCCTGCAGTGTCCGGGCTCCTGTCCCATTTCCTGCCCCTGCCCAGGGTCCAGCCCCAGCTTCACGTCCTTCTGCTCCTGCAGCTGTCTGGCCAGCACCCCGGTAAAGGTGAAAAGGGAAACAACCCTTCCCCAGTTCAAATGTCCGTCTCCCACAAGCTCCTCTATCACCTTCCTGAGGCTGGAGCAGGGGTCCGGCCACACTGCCTCAGGAAGGTCTGAGCAAGGGAGTGGAAGCGGGCCTGGTGCTGCGTCTCCATGTCCTGGGCCAGGCGCCTCATGGCAGCGGCTGACTCGCTGGGGTGGAGGGGCTGGCCGGGGGCTTGTGCAGCACTGGGACAGGTAGTCCT from Notolabrus celidotus isolate fNotCel1 chromosome 3, fNotCel1.pri, whole genome shotgun sequence carries:
- the bcl2l10 gene encoding LOW QUALITY PROTEIN: bcl-2-like protein 10 (The sequence of the model RefSeq protein was modified relative to this genomic sequence to represent the inferred CDS: inserted 2 bases in 2 codons; deleted 1 base in 1 codon) produces the protein MCREQSDIAGRKMSCGLWKETLALAEDYLSQCCTAPGQPLHPSESAAAMRRLAQDMETQHQARFHSLAQTFLRQCGXDPCSSLRKVIEELVGDGHLNWGRVVSLFTFTGVLARQLQEQKDVKLGLDPGQGQEMGQEPGHCRGLAETIADYLGEEKKDWLXENDGWEGFCKFSAAREVSQDSSMKTALFAAAGVGLAGLTFLLVR